Proteins from a single region of Desulfobacter postgatei 2ac9:
- a CDS encoding Rpn family recombination-promoting nuclease/putative transposase translates to MKLSKICSMNNENTSSMNDVSNPHDKLFRETWSNLENARSFLHHYLPHDVLCLMDLDTLEISKDSFVEKELSDYYSDMLYKVMLSGKPGFVHVLFEHKSYYDKHVHLQILEYMVKIWRLFIKQQKKKKEALPIVIPLLICHGKRSWPEDKVRLSSFLSGPVDELSGYIPDFWLSAP, encoded by the coding sequence ATGAAACTGTCTAAAATTTGTTCCATGAACAATGAAAACACCAGCAGCATGAACGATGTGAGCAATCCCCATGACAAGCTCTTCCGGGAGACATGGAGCAACCTTGAAAATGCCAGGAGTTTTCTGCACCACTACCTGCCGCACGATGTATTGTGCCTGATGGATCTTGACACCCTTGAAATCAGCAAGGACAGCTTTGTGGAAAAGGAGCTGTCGGATTACTATTCAGATATGCTTTACAAGGTGATGTTGTCGGGAAAGCCCGGTTTTGTGCATGTTCTGTTTGAGCATAAGAGCTATTATGATAAGCACGTGCATCTCCAGATCCTGGAATACATGGTGAAGATATGGCGCCTTTTTATAAAACAGCAGAAGAAGAAAAAAGAAGCGTTGCCCATTGTGATCCCGCTTTTGATCTGCCATGGAAAGAGGTCCTGGCCTGAAGATAAAGTCCGGTTATCTTCGTTTTTGTCAGGTCCTGTGGATGAGCTGTCAGGCTATATTCCTGATTTTTGGCTTTCAGCTCCATGA